Proteins from a single region of Runella sp. SP2:
- a CDS encoding N-acetyltransferase yields MYLLNRGANPPTPVEAIIEPVTVSDLKKLTRKDFHFTWKDFTETELWKLRIADSKDMLGAMSLIYYPLEYRIEINLIASRSDNFGPGKQYDRIAGCLIGWACRLAVKEYGYLACVSLKPKTRLVKHYQSKYGMLDGGQQLYLEGRPLYTLIQTYIDHEP; encoded by the coding sequence ATGTACTTGCTCAATAGGGGTGCTAATCCACCTACGCCTGTTGAGGCCATTATTGAGCCTGTAACAGTTAGCGATTTGAAGAAATTGACCAGAAAGGACTTCCATTTTACTTGGAAAGACTTTACGGAAACTGAACTGTGGAAATTACGGATAGCAGACAGTAAAGATATGTTAGGGGCAATGTCACTAATATACTACCCACTTGAGTATCGCATAGAAATTAACCTGATTGCTAGCCGAAGTGATAATTTTGGACCTGGTAAGCAGTATGACCGAATTGCTGGTTGTTTAATTGGATGGGCATGTCGGCTAGCGGTAAAAGAATACGGCTATCTAGCCTGTGTATCGCTTAAACCAAAAACCCGATTGGTAAAACATTATCAAAGTAAGTATGGTATGCTGGATGGTGGCCAGCAACTGTATTTAGAAGGAAGACCACTTTATACTCTCATTCAAACCTACATCGACCATGAACCTTGA
- a CDS encoding amidohydrolase — translation MNQSTLSRKAFLQHSVVGLSGFSLAPSTSLLSPDKEIAWGTSTGNANKYTLKNVRLETGFDYEGEEVIGTKTGLFSVEITNGKITTISSQKPPADAIDAKGLLMLPSFKDMHIHLDKTFYSDKWQATKRRTNGVKGMIALEQQILPEMLKNSTQKAEKLIELLQSRGTGFARSHVNIEPTSKLQSLKNLQTALRNKKDVFGAELVAFPQHGVFYTDSAPYMKEAAQTDIDFIGGVDPFTLDGAIEKTMDFTIQLALDHHKGIDIHLHESGESGLKTIEYLMAKVNENPVLKGKTFVSHAFALAKLDKGKQEEMAEKLAAARIGILSTIPFGTTIMPIPTLLKYGVNVMTGNDSIVDHWNTFGTGSVLQKANLAAQLYGYATEFGLSRILKLATAGPLPLTDKGEQQWPKAGDDANVVLVDASCSAEAVSRISPIKSLIYQGKVVY, via the coding sequence ATGAACCAATCCACCCTTTCCCGCAAAGCTTTTCTTCAACACTCCGTCGTAGGTTTGTCTGGGTTTTCATTGGCACCTAGTACTTCGCTGCTCTCTCCCGACAAAGAAATTGCGTGGGGGACTTCCACGGGCAATGCCAACAAATATACCCTAAAAAACGTACGGCTTGAGACGGGGTTTGACTACGAAGGCGAGGAGGTAATTGGCACAAAGACGGGCTTGTTTTCGGTAGAAATTACGAATGGAAAAATCACTACCATTAGCTCCCAAAAACCACCCGCTGACGCCATCGATGCGAAGGGTCTTTTGATGCTGCCTTCCTTTAAAGATATGCACATCCATTTGGACAAAACGTTCTACAGCGATAAGTGGCAAGCTACCAAAAGACGAACCAACGGCGTGAAAGGCATGATTGCGCTTGAGCAACAGATTTTGCCCGAAATGCTCAAAAATTCAACCCAAAAAGCCGAAAAACTCATCGAATTGCTGCAATCGCGCGGAACGGGGTTTGCCCGTAGCCACGTCAACATCGAGCCTACTTCTAAGCTCCAATCGCTGAAAAACCTGCAAACAGCCCTGCGTAACAAAAAAGACGTTTTTGGCGCTGAATTGGTGGCATTTCCTCAGCATGGCGTGTTTTATACCGACTCAGCCCCATACATGAAAGAAGCCGCTCAAACGGACATTGATTTCATCGGGGGCGTTGACCCGTTTACCCTAGACGGCGCCATCGAAAAAACCATGGATTTTACCATCCAATTGGCCTTAGACCACCACAAAGGCATAGACATTCACTTGCACGAATCAGGAGAATCTGGGCTCAAAACCATCGAGTATCTGATGGCAAAGGTCAACGAAAACCCTGTATTAAAAGGCAAAACCTTTGTAAGCCACGCTTTTGCTTTGGCCAAACTCGACAAAGGAAAACAAGAAGAAATGGCCGAAAAACTTGCGGCCGCCCGCATCGGAATTTTATCCACCATTCCGTTTGGCACCACCATCATGCCCATTCCTACGTTGCTGAAGTACGGGGTCAACGTCATGACGGGCAACGACAGCATTGTAGATCATTGGAATACGTTCGGAACAGGAAGCGTGTTACAAAAAGCCAACCTCGCCGCTCAGCTTTACGGGTATGCTACGGAATTTGGGTTATCGAGAATCTTGAAATTGGCCACCGCAGGGCCTTTGCCGCTTACCGACAAAGGCGAACAGCAGTGGCCCAAGGCAGGCGACGACGCCAATGTGGTATTGGTAGATGCGAGCTGTTCGGCCGAAGCAGTTTCCCGCATCTCTCCCATTAAGTCGTTGATATACCAAGGGAAGGTTGTTTACTAA
- a CDS encoding YdeI family protein: MPLPLAMTIDVFYPKNSAEWRAWLEQNHQSQQAVWVVFYKKSSAMPSITWSEAVDVALCFGWIDSKKVAVDSEKSHQFFCPRKAKSTWSKINKVKVDQLIEAGLMTEAGFASIEVAKRNGSWTMLDDVEALVIPPDLEQALAGQEGLMAQFLGLSKSAKKELLARLLFAKRPETRQKRIDEMMVLLTQKSTKG; encoded by the coding sequence ATGCCCCTGCCACTAGCTATGACTATCGACGTGTTTTATCCCAAAAATAGTGCGGAATGGCGCGCTTGGTTGGAACAAAATCACCAATCTCAACAGGCCGTTTGGGTTGTTTTTTATAAAAAATCGTCGGCCATGCCGTCTATTACTTGGAGCGAGGCCGTGGACGTCGCGCTGTGCTTTGGCTGGATAGACAGCAAAAAAGTAGCCGTCGATTCCGAAAAATCGCACCAGTTTTTTTGTCCTCGCAAGGCAAAAAGTACGTGGTCAAAAATAAATAAAGTAAAGGTTGACCAGCTTATTGAGGCGGGACTGATGACGGAAGCGGGTTTTGCAAGTATCGAAGTGGCAAAGCGCAATGGCTCTTGGACTATGCTCGACGATGTGGAAGCCTTAGTCATTCCTCCCGATTTGGAACAAGCACTTGCGGGGCAAGAGGGATTGATGGCTCAGTTTTTAGGACTGAGTAAGTCGGCTAAAAAAGAACTATTGGCTCGATTGCTCTTTGCCAAACGCCCCGAAACCCGCCAAAAACGAATTGATGAAATGATGGTGTTACTCACTCAAAAATCTACCAAAGGATAA